The Deinobacterium chartae DNA window GCCGAGTACGGTGACGACGAAGAACTCGAAGAGGGCGAGGACGAAGAGGGCGTGGAGTACATCGACGCCGACGAGATCCTGGCCATGATTTCGGCCCTGCAGGAGAAAGTGGACGCCCAGGGCGCCGAGATCGCCGAACTGCGCCGTCAGCTCGAGAGCGGCCGTGGCGAACGCGGTGGCTTCCGTGGCGGTGACCGTGCTGAGCGCGGCGAGCGCGGTGGCTTTCGTGGCGGCGAGCGCGAGGGTGGCTTCCGTCCGCGCGATGACCGTGGCGAGCGAGGCGGTTTCCGCGGCGGCGAGCGCGAGGGCGGCTTCCGTCCGCGCGATGACCGCGGCGGTGACCGTGGCGGTTTCCGTGGCGGCGAGCGCGAGGGTGGCTTCCGCCCCCGTGATGATCGCGGCGGTGACCGTGGTGGCTTCCGTCCGCGCGATGATCGCGGCGGCGAGCGAGGTGGCTTCCGTGGCGGCGAGCGCGAGGGTGGCTTCCGTCCGCGCGATGATCGCGGCGGCGACCGTGGTGGCTTCCGTCCGCGCGATGATCGCGGCGGCGAGCGTGGCGGCGAGCGTGGCGGTTTCCGTGGCGGCGAGCGCAACGAGGGTGGCTTCCGCCCCCGTGATGATCGCGGCGGCGACCGTGGTGGCTTCCGTGGCGGCGAGCGCAACGAGGGCGGCTTCCGCCCCCGTGATGATCGCGGCGGCGACCGTGGTGGCTTCCGTGGCGGCGAGCGCAACGAGGGCGGCTTCCGCCCCCGCGAGGAGCGTGCTCCCCGCGAACCGCGCGAAGAGGGCGACTTCCGCCCCCGCGCCCGCAAAGACCACGGCTGGAAGAAATAACCTTCAGGCCGTAGGCAAAAGCACCCGGAGCAGCTACGCTCCGGGTGCTTTTTGAGCTGCAGAGCAGCTATGCCTGAGCGGGCTGGAAGCCGCCGCGCTGCCCCATGAAGCGCGGTTTGGGTGCGAAGCGGGCCAGGATCGTGGCGTTATCGTAGGCCAGCGAGGCGTGCGCCCAGGAAAAGGTGGAGTTGATGATGCGGATCGCCTCGTACGAGGTGCCGAAGCCGGACACCTCGAGGTCGGCGTAGCCGCCCGAACCCTCGACCCTCAGCCGCAGCGGCAGGTTTCCGGCGTGCTCGTCCATCAGGCTGCGCAGTTCGAGCAGGCTCTCGCGGCTGGCCGCGTCGAGGTCGATGCGGGTCCACACCACCTTGGGCACTTCCTCGAGAGCCTCGACGGGTACGACTTCTTCGGCGATGGCGCGCAGGCTGCCTTCCTCGGTTTCGAGCTCGACGATCACCAGGGCGGGCGAGTCGACGATCAGTTTCTCGTGGATGCGCTCATAGGCGCGGCTGAAGGCGACCAGTTCGATCTGGCCGGACTCGTCGGCCAGAATGAAACGGGCCATCATGCCGCCGGACTTGGTGGGTTTCTTGACGATGCTCTCGAGCATGCCGGCCAGCACCACCTTGGTACGGCCCTTGGTGTTCGGCTGCGAGGCGTACCAGCGCTCGAGGTCGGCGATGCGGCACGAGGCGGCCTCGCGCAGGCCCTCGTACTGCTCCAGCGGGTGCCCGGAGATGTACAGGCCCAGGGCCTCTTTCTCGACCGAGAGCTTCTCGAGCTCGGTCATGGGGGTGATGCCACTTTTCAGCTTGGGCTCGGGGGCGACCTGCTCGAAGCCGAATAACGCGTCCATACCGCTGTTCTTGACGCTGGCGCGGCCCTGGGCGTAGGCCATGGCCTCCTCGAGGCTCTCGATCAGCTGGCGGCGTTCGCCGAAGGCGTCGAGGGCACCGGACTTGATCAGGTTTTCCAGGGCGCGGCGGTTGCACATGCGCAAGTCAATGCGGCTGCAGAAGTCGGCCAGGCTCTTGAAGGGGCCGCCGCGCATGCGCTCCTCGAGGATCATCTGCACCGCGTTCTCGCCGATGTTCTTGACCGCGTACAGGCCGAAGAAGATCCGGTCGCCGGCGACCTTGAAGTCGGCACCCGAGCGGTTGATGTCCGGGGGCAGCACGGTCACGCCCATCTTGCGGGCGTCGGAGATGTATTCGGCGACCTTGTCCGAGTCGCGGCGCTCCACGGTGAGCAGGGCGGCCATGAATTCGACCGGGTGGTTGGCCTTGAGCCAGGCGGTCTGGTAGGTGATCACGCCGTAGGCGGCCGAGTGCGACTTGTTGAAGCCGTAGTTCGCGAAGGCCTCGAGCAGGTCGAACAGCTTGTTGGCCTCTTCTTTGGGCACGCCGTTCTTGCCGGCCCCCTCCTCGAACAGCAGGCGCTGGCGCTTCATCTCCTCGGCGTCTTTTTTGCCCATGGCGCGGCGCAGCAGGTCGGCGCCGCCCAGCGAGTACCCGGCGACCGACGAGGCGATCTGCATGATCTGCTCCTGGTACACCGGGATGCCGTAGGTCTCGGCCAGGATCGGGGCCAGCCACTTCTCGCAGTTGGGAAAGTCGGCGTACGAGACCTCCTCGAGGCCGTGGTGACGGCGCACGTAGGTCGGGATGTTCTCCATGGGGCCCGGTCGGTACAGCGCCGAGAGCGCGATGATGTCGGCCAGGCGTTTGGGCTTGAGGCGTCTCGAAGCGTCCGAGATGCCGCCGCCTTCGAGCTGGAAGACGCCTTTGGTATCGCCGCGCGACAGCAGGTCAAAGGTTTTTTCGTCGTCGAAGGGGATGGTGTCGAAATCGATCTCGAGGCCCTTGGACTCTTTCAGGATGCGCGCGGCCTCTTCCAGAAAGGACAGCGTGCGCAGGCCCAGGAAGTCCATCTTGATCAGGCCGATGTCCTCGACGGCCTTCATGTCGTACTGGCACACGATGCCCTCGCCGGAGGTATCGCGCATCAGGGGCACGAGGTTGGTGAGCTCGCTGCGGCCGATCACCACGCCCGCCGCGTGCACCGAGGCGTGACGCGTGAGCCCCCCGAGCTTGAGGGCCGCGTCGAAGGCCTCGGCCATCTGCGGGTTGCTCTTGAGGAATTCCTGGATGTCCGGAACGGTGTCCTTGGCCTCCTCGAGCGAGATCGAGCGTCCGAACTTGACCGGCACCATCTTGGAGATCTTGTCGGCGTCGGCATACGGCAGGCTCATCACGCGGGCGACGTCGCGCAGCACCGCCTTGGAGGCCATGGTTCCGAAGGTGGCGATGAGGGCCACCTTGTCGTCGCCGTACTTCTGGCGCACGTACTGCACCACTTCCATGCGGCGCGCGTCCGAGAAGTCGATATCGAAGTCCGGCATCGAGATGCGGTCGGGATTGAGGAAGCGCTCGAACAGCAGCTCGAACTCGAGCGGGTCGAGGTTGGTGATGCGGATGGCGTAGGCGACCAGGCTGCCTGCGCCCGAGCCGCGTCCGGGCCCTACCGAGATGCCCTGGTCCTTGGCCCAGTTGATGTAGTCGGCCACGATCAGGAAGTAGTCGGGAAAGCCCATGTTGTTGATCACGCTCAGCTCGTACTCGGCGCGGCGCAGCAGCACCAGCGCGTGCGCGTACTCCTCGGGCGTGAAGCCGTCCAGCACGAAGCCCGCCTGCCCTTCGGCCTCGATGGCCTCGAGGGCCGGGTAGGGCGTGTACTTCTCGCCGGCGGCCTTGCCGCGCTCCTCCCACACCGAGCCCATAAAGGCCAGCGCGGTCAGGACGGTTTCGAGGTCGCTGGACTGCGGGTCAAAGCCGGGCAGGCGCTGCAGCAGCTTGGCGCGTTCGTCTTCCAGGGCCTCGAGCGAACGGGCGGCGTAAAAGCGCATCAGCGGCTCGGTGAGGTGGCGGGCGTAGCGGCGCATGCTGCCGCGGTAGGTCTGGACCCGCAACTCCTCGGCCATGCTGCGGCCCTGCGGAATCGGGAGCTGCGGCATCTGGTAGACGCGCTTCTTGCCGATCGGCAGGTCCACGTTGCACATCGAGGCGATCAGGGCGGTGTTGTCAAACGGCTCGTCGCCCCACACCTCGGGCGGCATGGCGGCCTGCATCTCCTCGAGGCTCTTGACGTAGAACTCGTCGCAGGGAAACTTGAAGCGCTTCTCGTCGGCCAGGGTTGCCTTGGTCTGGATGGCCAGCAGCGTCTCGTGCGCGCGGGCATCCTCTTTCTTGACGTAGTGCCCGTCGTTGGTGGCCGCCATGCCGATGCCGAACTCGCGCGCCCACGCGCGCAGCACCTCCATGACCTTCTTGTCCTCGGGCAGGCCGTGGTCTTGGACCTCGATGAAGTAGTTTTCCTTGAAGACGTCAAGGTACCACAGCAGCCGTTTTTTGGCGTCCTCGAGGCGGTCTTGCAGGATGAACTGCGGCACCTCCGCGCCCAGGCAGCCCGAGAGCGCGATGACGCCCTTGGAGTGTTCCTTGATCAGGTCGCGGTCGATGCGCGGCTTGTAGTAGTAGCCCTCGAGGTATCCGGCGCTCGACAGGCGGCACAGGTTCTGGTAGCCCTCGAAGTCGCGGGCCAGCAGGGTCAGGTGGAACGTTCCCTTCTCGCCGCTTTCGCCGGCCTTGCGGTCGAAGCGCGAGCCCGCCGCCACGTACGCCTCGTAGCCGATGATCGGTTTGACGCCCATGTCGGTCGCGTACTTGTAAAAGTGCACCGCTCCGTGCATGTTGCCGTGGTCGGTGATGGCGCAGGCCGGGTCATTGGGGGTGACCGTCTTGACCCACTTGAGCAGGTCCTTGATCTTGGCCGCGCCGTCGAGCAGCGAGTACTGGGTGTGCTGGTGCAGGTGCGCGAACTTCCTGGGCAGCGTGGCGTTGCAGTCCGTGCAGTTCGGGTCGACGCAGGCGGCGTGAAGTTCCATTGCTTCAGTTTAGCCGGGTGGGCAAGGAGCCGCGGTGAGGCAGATTCTGATGAGGGTGAAGTCGGCGGTATACAGTTCATCCAGGGCCGCTTTCCCGGCGGCGCTACGTCAGGCGGCGGATGAACGGCGCGGGCGGATTCCGTACACTTGGGCCCCTGCCCCCGACCCCGCTCTTTAAAGGACCCGATCTTCTGTGACCGATCCCGGCCCGTCTGCCGCCCTGCTCGATTTTGCCCGCGTTCACCTCGAAGCTCCCCGGCCGCTGCGCTCGCACGCCTGGGAGCACGGGGAGTCCGAGGTGTGGGAACTGCGTTCGGCCTCGGGCCCCGCTTTTCTCAAACGGCATCGGCAGCGGGTGAAGTTCGAGCAGGAATGTCGCGCCTACCTCGAGTGGCTTTCACAGCTGCCGCCGGTCACGCCACGGCTGCTGGCCCGCGATCCGGCGTTGCAGGCCGTGCTGCTCTCGGCGCTGCCAGGAGTGCCGCTCGAGCGGCTGGCGCTGGACTCCGGACGCGAGCAGGCGCATTATCGCCGTGCCGGAGCGTTTCTGCGCGCGCTGCACGCGCTGCCTTGCCCAACAGCGCACACCTCCGTTTGCGCGCAGGTCCTGCAGCGCCTCGAGGCCTGGGAGCCACGGGCCCGTGGGCTGCTGAGCGCGGCGGAGCTGGAGTTTGTCCGGGTGCGTGTGCGGAACCTCGCGGGCCTGGAATTCCCTCCGGCCGTGCCCTGCCACCGCGACTACAGCCCGCGCAACTGGCTGGTGCCTCCGGGCGGCGCGCCGGAGCTGTGGGTAATCGACTTCGAGCACGCGCGGCCCGAGCTGGCCTTGCAGGACCTGATCCGGCTGCGCAGCCGCGAGTGGGTCGGGCGGCCCGACCTCGAGGCAGCCTTTTTCGAGGGCTACGGGCGTGACCTGAGCGATCTCGAGCGTTTCGTGATGGAAGCGCTGGAGGCCTTGCAGGCGCTGACCACCGTGGTGTGGGCCCGTGAGCACGCAGACGTGGCCTTCGAGGCTTTCGGGCGGGCCTGGTTGGAGCGCTTGCGGCGCTGAGCTTGGCGGCCGCCGCTGTTGTCTGCCGGCGGATACCGCCTGCCTCGCGCTGCCGGTGGACCACCCGGCCCTGGCAAGCGGGGGCGGCGCACGGAAAACGAAGCTTCTTGGGGCGCTGCGACACCTGCCCGTGCACGCTTGAGGCGGCGGCTATATCCGGAGTACCCCTTTTGGCTGACGCGACTGTAACGCGAACGTGCCAAGCTGGAGCTATGCGCGTCCTCGAGTGCTCTCCCGAACAGCTGGTCTTGAGGCTCGATATCCTGCCGACCTCGTGGCGCATCTCGCTGCCGGGCCTGTTGGCGCTGTGCGGGCTGTACGCAGCGCACGACGGATTTTCGCGGCTCGGGATGACCCTGTTCGGCCTGGGCTTTGCCGGGATGGGCCTGGGCCTGTTGTGGCTGCTCGAATCCACCTACGTCGTGACCCTGGACCGCTCGCAGGGCCAGGCACGCGTGACCTGCCGAGACCTGCTGGGCCGCCGTCAGGGCCCCGAGGTGACCTGCGGCCTCGAGGAGATCGAAGGGGTGGGTCTGGAGCGGGTGCCGGACCCCTTCGGAGGCGAGCGCTACCAGCTGGTCTTGCGGCTGCACGGGGAACGCTCGTTGCCGTTGAGCAGCCCGGTGGGCGGCCTGCGTTCCAAGCGCGCGGCAGCCGAAGAGATCCGGGGATACCTGGCGCTGCCCGCCGCCTGAGCGGCTGCTCGAGGGCGGGCGGCTTTCCCGAAGCTCCGCTGTACAAGAGCGCGTGGGGCACGCCTCCGGGTATGGGAGAGACCGATGAACATTCCCCAAACTTACAACTATCTCGTTCGTGCCCGCCGGGACCTGTGGGCGAGCCTGGAAGCGGCCCCGAACGAGGTGCTTTCCCGCCCGCTGCTGGGCGGTTCGCGCTTCCATTGCATCAAGGATCTGGTCTTCCACATCGCCAACGTGGAAGACAGCTGGCTTCACCTGGACATCTTGCGCGTAGATCCGGTGCTCGAGGCTTTTGCGCCGCTGAGAGAGGCCGGGGACCGTCCGGTTTACGCGGGCTTCGCGCTCGGTGTCCTGCTGGATTACTGGCGGGCGGTGGAGCAGCGGACCCTGTCCTATCTCGCCGATTTGCCCGATGACGGGCCCAGCCGGGTGGTGACCGTAGAGGGTGCGCCGCACGAGCGGTACACGGTGGACGGGCTGCTGTGGCACGTCATGATTCATGAGATGCGGCATACGGCGCAGATAGCCGTGCTGCTGCGCACGCAGGGGATCAAGCCCCCCTCGCTCGACCTGCTGTTTTATCTGCCGCCGGCCTGAAGGGCCGGGAGGCTGGGCCGCAGAACGCCCGCTGCTTTGCCCGGAACAAGACATAAAAAAGCGGAGGCCGAAGCCTCCGTTTTTGGTGCTGGAGATGGGATTTGAACCCACACACCCTTGCGGGCGCTAGCCCCTCAAGCTAGTGCGTCTACCAATTCCGCCACCCCAGCGGGTGCGTAGAAGATAATACGGGAGCCCCCCTGGTTTGTCAAGCGCCGCTGTGCTAGACTGACCTGCCGTCCGGTGGGGCTCTCGTCACAAGAGGGTGCGCGCCGGCACGGGACTCAAAACAACAGAGGTACATCTATGTGGAACGCCGAGACCAAGGCTGAGATCATGAAGGCAAACGGCAAGGCCGAGAACGACACCGGCAGCAGCTACGTGCAGGTGGCCCTGCTGACCGCGCGCATCAACAACTTGAGCGCGCACCTCAACGCCAACAAGAAGGACAAGCACGGCCAGCGCGGCCTGCAGCTGCTGGTCGGCCAGCGCCGCCGCCTGCTGAAGTACATCGAGCGCACCGACTACGAGGGCTACATCGCCCTGACCGACCGCCTCGGCATCCGCCGCGGTCAGGCCACCGTCCGCTAAGCGCGCGCTGACAAGGCACCCCGGGGTCCCCGGGGTGCTTTCTTTATTCTTTAGGCTTCGCCGCGCCACAGCCGCAGATACCTATGATGAGAGCGTGAACTTAACCATGTCTCCCAGGCGTTTTCGCGCTTTGGCCCTGCAGCCGTGCTGGTCTCCGGACGACTTCCTGGACGAGGAGCGGTTCGAGGCCTGGATGCGGGGCCAGCTCGAGGCAGCCCGGCATGACCTGGCTCCGGACCGCCCCAACCTGGTGGTGCTGACCGAGTTCAACGGCCTGCCGCTGCTGCTCGAGAGAGCCCGCCTGGCGTCCCGCCGCTTCACGCTGCAGGGGGCCCTGACCCTGGTCATGTTCAAGCATCTGCCTCAGGCGGCGCTGGCCGCCCGGCAGCACCGGGTCAGCCTGATTCGTGGCCTGTTGCTGGCCCGCGCTCCGCGCGTGGCGCAGCTGTACCTGACCGTGTGCTCGCGGCTGGCCGAGGAGTACGGCGTGTGGCTGCTGAGCGGCAGCGTACCGCTGCCGCACTTTCGCCGAGGCCCCCGTGGCCTCGAGGCCGAAAGCGGTGAGGTGTACAACACGGCCTTTTTGTTCGGTCCGCAGGGCGAGCTGGTGGGCTCCGCCGACAAGGTGTACCTGACCGACCTCGAGGGCCCTGCGGGGCTGGACCTCAGCGGCGGCCGCCTCGAGGACCTGCGGGTGTACGCCACGCCGGTGGGGGACTTGGGGGTGGCGACCAGCCTGGATGCCTTTCGCCCGGAGGTGGTGCGGCACCTCGAGGCGGCCGGTTGCACGGTGCTGCTTCAGCCGGATGCGAACGCCGGGACCTGGACCGCGACCGAGCAGGGAACCCCGACCCGCCGTGACCAGCCGCAGGCGTGGCTGGACAGCAGCTGGAAGGCGGTGCAGGAGTCCGGTCAGCTGCGTTACGCGGTGAACCCGATGGTGGTCGGCAACCTGTTCGACCTGCCCTTTGACGGGCAGAGCGCCATCGTCGCCCGGGCGGAGCAGGCCGCGCAGCCGCGCAGTTACGTGATGACCGAGCCGCGTCCGGGTTTTCTGGCGCTGATGCCCTGGGTGGCCGAAGGCCCGCCGGAGATGCTGCGCGCGCTGGGCCGCAGCCTCGCTCCGGGCTCGGAAGACCTGATGGAGAACCGCTACCTGAGCGGGGTGCTGTACGCCGACCTCGAGGTACCGTCCGCCGCTGGAGGACTGCCGCCCCGCAGGGAGCACGAGCAGGTGCTGCAAGACGCGCTGCTGGGCCGGGTACGCTTCGCGCGGCCGCGCCCACCCGGCGTGCTGTGGCCGCTGCTGTGGGGTGTGCTGGGATCGGCGCTGCTGGCGTTCGCGCTGCGGGCCCGTTCGCACCGGACCGGACTGGGCTGGGCCAGCCTGGCCTCGGCGGCGCTGGCCGCAGCGGTGATGGCTCTGAATTGAGCGTGATAGCTGATGGGAAGCGGCTGGTCCGGGTGGGGTGTTGACAAGTCCGCGGGCGGGCCGTATACTCCTTTACGCGTCTGAGGCAGGCCGCGCCCGCAAGGGGGGTTGGCCGAGCGGTTGAAGGCAGCAGTCTTGAAAACTGCAGTAGGGTGACCTACCGGGGGTTCGAATCCCTCACCCTCCGCCAAAAGACGCCCCGAGATACGTGGAGAGGTGGGTGAGTGGCTGAAACCACAGTCCTGCTAAGACTGCGTACCTCAAAAGGGTACCGAGGGTTCAAATCCCTCCCTCTCCGCCAAGGTTTGCACCCGTAGCTCAGCTGGATAGAGCGTCTGACTACGGATCAGAAGGCCAGGAGTTCGAATCTCTTCGGGTGCACCACCCAGAAGACCCCGCCGATCGGCGGGGTCTTCTTTTGCATGAACGCCTTGCATCCGCAGCCATCGGTCCGGTGGTATGTCGGTGCTACTTACCTGGAGAGTGGGAGCGAGCAAAGCTCAACCTTAAGGTAGGGTTATGCTTTCTCACCTTCTGGCCCCGCCCGCTCCTACACCCGAGGACCCGAGGCCGCCCCGCCGCTGCGTGGCCCCGCCGCTCTCCGCGCTGCCGCTGGCCCTCGAGCGCGCGGCCCCGGACCGTTTTCGCCGGGGTCGCCGGGGCCTGCTGATCGCCCGCTCTGCGCTGCTGGGCGAGCGTCACCTGCAGCTGAGCAACCCGGACAGCCATCCCGAGCTGCTGCGCCTGCTGGCCTACGCCGCCGCGGACCACCGGTTGCTGTGGCGCCTCGAGGAGGACCCACGTGGCCCGGTGGCCCGGCTGCTCGACGCGCAGGGCCGCACGCGCGCGGCCCTGCAGCTGCAGGGCGCGCGCTGTGACCTGACGGGGCAGGTGCTGGCGCTGGCGCTGGCCTTCCTCGAGGTTCGCGGCGAACTGGACGCGCTGACCGAGGCGACCCCCGGCTACCCGACCGCGCTGTAAGGCCGGTCCGCCGGGAAAGCAAATCAGACGCGGCCGTGCGCAAGGTCGATCAGGCGGCTCACGATGCGCGGACCGTCGGCGCGCAGGCCGTTGTGCTCGTACTCGTTGGTGAGCCAGACCTGCAGGCCCCGCACCTGGGCGGCGGTCTGCTCGGAGAACTCGCGTTCCACGTACATGTCGTTCGCATAGATGGCTGCAGCGGCCGGTACGGTGTTGCGGGCCAGCACTTCGGCGTCGTACAGCCGCCTCCAGGGGTGCCGGGCCAGGATCTCGGCTGCCTCGCGCAGCGGGGCGAGCGCGGCGTAGTCCTCGAACATCCACGGGTAGACCATCTCGCCGGTAAACAGCGTGGGATCCTCCTCGAACTCGGCGGGCAGGGTGCGCTGGGCAGCCCAGCCGGTCACGCCACCGTCGGCGTAACAGGCTTCGTGAACGATCGCGTACAGCGGGTTGCGCGGGAAGGGCAAGCTGGCCTGCACATCGTGCAAAAAGGCCGGGGAATCCGGCGGAAAGTCGAGCAGGTAGTGCAGCTTCTCCAGGCCGTCGCTCATGCCCAGTCCCATGCCCAGCTGACGGAACATGCGAGCGGTCAGGCGGTCTCCCGAGGGCAGCCGCACGTCCTCGGACTCGAGGCGCTCCAGCAGCGCGCGCACCCGTGCGCGCGCTTGCGGGTAACGCGCGTAGAACGTGCGGTTGCGCTCGAGAACCCGGCGGTAGGTGGCCGCGTACACCTCCTCGACCGGACGGTCGATCGGGGGAAGTCCGCCGGTGATCAAGGCTGCCTCGAGCGACTCGGGAAAGGCCGAGAGGTAGTGCAGCGAGCAGAAGCCGCCGAAGCTCTGTCCCAGGATGCTCCAGCGCTCAGCACCCAGGGCTTGGCGGATCAGCTCGGCGTCGCGCACGATGGCGTCGGCACGGAAGTGCTTGAGGTAGTCGGCCTGTTGCTGCGCCGAACGCCCGGGCAGCGCGCCGACCGGCGTGGAGCGCCCGGTGCCGCGCTGATCGAGCAGCAGCACCCGGTAGTCTTGCAGTGCGCGCCCCAACCAGCCCGAGGGCGGTGAGGCCACCGGGCGGGGCGCTTCGTAACCGGGGCCGCCTTGCAGGTACACCAGAAAGGGCCGCTCCTGGCCTCCGGGCAGTGCCAGCTCGCGTGCGAAGACCTCGAGGGTCTCGCCCTGCGGCGCGTCATGGTCGAGCGGGACGGTGAAGCTGTGATCGGTGACGATCAGGCCGGGGGTCTTGTAGCTGAGCGACATGTCTCATCCTGTCACGAAGCGGCTGCCCGGTACAGTGGAGATCTGCAGCCTCAGGCCTGGCCCTCCCGGAAGCTGAGGCGGTGGCCGTCGGGAGTGACGATGATCAGCATGCGGCCGAACGGACCGTCGTGCGGAGGGACCAGGACCTGTG harbors:
- the rpsO gene encoding 30S ribosomal protein S15 gives rise to the protein MWNAETKAEIMKANGKAENDTGSSYVQVALLTARINNLSAHLNANKKDKHGQRGLQLLVGQRRRLLKYIERTDYEGYIALTDRLGIRRGQATVR
- a CDS encoding nitrilase-related carbon-nitrogen hydrolase: MNLTMSPRRFRALALQPCWSPDDFLDEERFEAWMRGQLEAARHDLAPDRPNLVVLTEFNGLPLLLERARLASRRFTLQGALTLVMFKHLPQAALAARQHRVSLIRGLLLARAPRVAQLYLTVCSRLAEEYGVWLLSGSVPLPHFRRGPRGLEAESGEVYNTAFLFGPQGELVGSADKVYLTDLEGPAGLDLSGGRLEDLRVYATPVGDLGVATSLDAFRPEVVRHLEAAGCTVLLQPDANAGTWTATEQGTPTRRDQPQAWLDSSWKAVQESGQLRYAVNPMVVGNLFDLPFDGQSAIVARAEQAAQPRSYVMTEPRPGFLALMPWVAEGPPEMLRALGRSLAPGSEDLMENRYLSGVLYADLEVPSAAGGLPPRREHEQVLQDALLGRVRFARPRPPGVLWPLLWGVLGSALLAFALRARSHRTGLGWASLASAALAAAVMALN
- a CDS encoding alpha/beta fold hydrolase gives rise to the protein MSLSYKTPGLIVTDHSFTVPLDHDAPQGETLEVFARELALPGGQERPFLVYLQGGPGYEAPRPVASPPSGWLGRALQDYRVLLLDQRGTGRSTPVGALPGRSAQQQADYLKHFRADAIVRDAELIRQALGAERWSILGQSFGGFCSLHYLSAFPESLEAALITGGLPPIDRPVEEVYAATYRRVLERNRTFYARYPQARARVRALLERLESEDVRLPSGDRLTARMFRQLGMGLGMSDGLEKLHYLLDFPPDSPAFLHDVQASLPFPRNPLYAIVHEACYADGGVTGWAAQRTLPAEFEEDPTLFTGEMVYPWMFEDYAALAPLREAAEILARHPWRRLYDAEVLARNTVPAAAAIYANDMYVEREFSEQTAAQVRGLQVWLTNEYEHNGLRADGPRIVSRLIDLAHGRV
- a CDS encoding DinB family protein produces the protein MNIPQTYNYLVRARRDLWASLEAAPNEVLSRPLLGGSRFHCIKDLVFHIANVEDSWLHLDILRVDPVLEAFAPLREAGDRPVYAGFALGVLLDYWRAVEQRTLSYLADLPDDGPSRVVTVEGAPHERYTVDGLLWHVMIHEMRHTAQIAVLLRTQGIKPPSLDLLFYLPPA
- the dnaE gene encoding DNA polymerase III subunit alpha, producing MELHAACVDPNCTDCNATLPRKFAHLHQHTQYSLLDGAAKIKDLLKWVKTVTPNDPACAITDHGNMHGAVHFYKYATDMGVKPIIGYEAYVAAGSRFDRKAGESGEKGTFHLTLLARDFEGYQNLCRLSSAGYLEGYYYKPRIDRDLIKEHSKGVIALSGCLGAEVPQFILQDRLEDAKKRLLWYLDVFKENYFIEVQDHGLPEDKKVMEVLRAWAREFGIGMAATNDGHYVKKEDARAHETLLAIQTKATLADEKRFKFPCDEFYVKSLEEMQAAMPPEVWGDEPFDNTALIASMCNVDLPIGKKRVYQMPQLPIPQGRSMAEELRVQTYRGSMRRYARHLTEPLMRFYAARSLEALEDERAKLLQRLPGFDPQSSDLETVLTALAFMGSVWEERGKAAGEKYTPYPALEAIEAEGQAGFVLDGFTPEEYAHALVLLRRAEYELSVINNMGFPDYFLIVADYINWAKDQGISVGPGRGSGAGSLVAYAIRITNLDPLEFELLFERFLNPDRISMPDFDIDFSDARRMEVVQYVRQKYGDDKVALIATFGTMASKAVLRDVARVMSLPYADADKISKMVPVKFGRSISLEEAKDTVPDIQEFLKSNPQMAEAFDAALKLGGLTRHASVHAAGVVIGRSELTNLVPLMRDTSGEGIVCQYDMKAVEDIGLIKMDFLGLRTLSFLEEAARILKESKGLEIDFDTIPFDDEKTFDLLSRGDTKGVFQLEGGGISDASRRLKPKRLADIIALSALYRPGPMENIPTYVRRHHGLEEVSYADFPNCEKWLAPILAETYGIPVYQEQIMQIASSVAGYSLGGADLLRRAMGKKDAEEMKRQRLLFEEGAGKNGVPKEEANKLFDLLEAFANYGFNKSHSAAYGVITYQTAWLKANHPVEFMAALLTVERRDSDKVAEYISDARKMGVTVLPPDINRSGADFKVAGDRIFFGLYAVKNIGENAVQMILEERMRGGPFKSLADFCSRIDLRMCNRRALENLIKSGALDAFGERRQLIESLEEAMAYAQGRASVKNSGMDALFGFEQVAPEPKLKSGITPMTELEKLSVEKEALGLYISGHPLEQYEGLREAASCRIADLERWYASQPNTKGRTKVVLAGMLESIVKKPTKSGGMMARFILADESGQIELVAFSRAYERIHEKLIVDSPALVIVELETEEGSLRAIAEEVVPVEALEEVPKVVWTRIDLDAASRESLLELRSLMDEHAGNLPLRLRVEGSGGYADLEVSGFGTSYEAIRIINSTFSWAHASLAYDNATILARFAPKPRFMGQRGGFQPAQA
- a CDS encoding phosphotransferase, with product MTDPGPSAALLDFARVHLEAPRPLRSHAWEHGESEVWELRSASGPAFLKRHRQRVKFEQECRAYLEWLSQLPPVTPRLLARDPALQAVLLSALPGVPLERLALDSGREQAHYRRAGAFLRALHALPCPTAHTSVCAQVLQRLEAWEPRARGLLSAAELEFVRVRVRNLAGLEFPPAVPCHRDYSPRNWLVPPGGAPELWVIDFEHARPELALQDLIRLRSREWVGRPDLEAAFFEGYGRDLSDLERFVMEALEALQALTTVVWAREHADVAFEAFGRAWLERLRR